Below is a genomic region from Rosa chinensis cultivar Old Blush chromosome 5, RchiOBHm-V2, whole genome shotgun sequence.
CATGGGCAGAAATAAAGGTAATATGCATGATCTCTTACTAACTGAAATATGTACTTAATTTTATGAGGATGATTATTTACTTGTGGAGTTTGTATGTAGGCAAAAATAGATTGGTCTGAGCCACAAACCTTGGCAATTatgaaaagaattcagaaggtagtgaagaagaaattaaatgcACGTTGGAGAAAACACAAGCACAGACAAAGGACATGCTGAACGATTTGTATGTCCATATGGGGATGTGAATCAACTACAATGGCGTGCATTGGTACTTCATTGGGACAAATTTGGTGAGGTACAGTTTTCCCCATAACCATGATAGCCATTTTCGATCTCTATAGTTTTCAGCTTATAAATATAATGACAACTAAAAATGAATTTGGTGGTttgaaaacaatagaaaaaatCAGTGACTACCAAGAAGAATAGAAGTCAGTTGAAGGTGGCTGCAAACACCGAAACAAAGACATTTGCCCAAATACGATATGAATGGGTGAGATTTTAATTTTGGTCGATCGCTTGAATGGTCCAAATCTGGTATGGATCTTTTAATTGAAAACATGATATCAAAATTTCCATATAATGATAGTCATACTTATTTGGACAAATAATGCATGGCTGTTGTGATTAGTGTTACTCCTTTTATGGAAAGTTAAAATATTTCGTGCATAACCTTCTTCACAGATTGTTGaggtataatatatatatatatatatatatatatatatatgtatagccCACATGTTCAACATCTGgtcattttcaattaaaacaGAAACAAATTAATCAAAATGCTATGCAATTACTAAGGGATACCATGTCACTAGTAATAGTACTACTGGACATATATGCATACTAGTAGTTAAGTTGTAACAATTATTATCAGTTCATCACATATGAAAGCATGCTGCTATATAATTAAAGTGcatttcattttcaattaaatatATGAAAAATCATCTTCTAAAGAGTTTCGGTTCTCGAAAATCAATAATGGTATTTAACTTATgggtatatgtgtgtgtgttcatACAAAAGTATTCATGTCTCTGCATCTAAGGGCTGGAAGTAGGAGTGGTTTCTTGTTAACCATGAATGGACTAATCATTTCAGTACAAATGGATCAAGTTCAGACCATCAACATGATAATGGTCTCTTGTAGAGTAAAAGTCTGAAGCTTACATGTTTTGGCCTATTCCCAGATTTTAGTAATTCAATGTGCGGTTTGGAAAGAGTTGTTTTTTGGCAATAATGTATTTAGttacttctctcatcaattatGAAGTTAAAAAATGATTCAATATGGCATTGCTTTTTGGTACAAGCTTCTCAAAAATTTTGACAACATGGTATAATAGAGTTAAAAGGTGTATGCATAGCTGCCTTCTGATCCTAAAATAAATTCATTGTGCCTTCTGATCCTATTGTAACCTATTGATTGAAAAGTGTATTCATAGCTCCATTCTCATCTCTTTACATCATAAGGTGCTTGTTTAGTTTACTTATTGTCGCTGCACTTACAATGAATTTCATTTTAAACATAAATATTAAAAGCATGCCTTTAGCTTTTACGGAAGATTGTTCAAACAATCTGTTCATGATAAAACACATCTTCAAGAACCACTGGGGCACATTTTCAAGTGATTGTACTTGGTTTTGCATCTATAGTTCTGGATTACATTTGTGGTTGATTATACACCATCATGGATTGGCAGGAACTTGCAAACGAAGGGAAAGAAATAGATCGCTGCACATTCTGGAGATTGATTCACAGCAAACCAAATAAAGACTGTACTGGGACCGTGCCAATTAATGATGAAGCAGAAAAAATCTTTGTAAGTGTTGTGATATTGGTTGTAGCTTAGTATATATGGTAGCTTAGTATACATGGTTGCTTATTTCTGTAATTAGCTTACTTTAAATTAGTTTCTGATTTTGTTGTAGTTGGAATTGGATAAGCTTGAGCAAAGGGAGCGCTTAAATGGTAGGGAACTCAATATAGACTTATTGAATGAATTGTTTTGTGAGCAATTTGGACCAGAGACATATAATGCAGTTTGAGGGTATGGACTGGGAGTAGAGTGGGTTAATGTTCCTGGAATACAAACTGCAAAGCCAGCAGTTTCTTGCGATGTAGCATCACTTCAGTATGAACTTGAAGCCTCACTTGCTGAGATCACGAGGTTGACAAAGGAAGCAGCCAAAAAGGATGAGCAATTGCAAGCTGTCCAAACTCAATTGAATAGCATTGAAACTCGTATTGGCAATCCCTTACATAGTATAATAAGTGCTGGACCTGATACCATTAAGAAGCTTATAGCAGCACTTTCTGATATCGCAGAGAAGCAACCTCAATCAATCCAAGAAATGCAATCAACTCCAATGGAAGGGTATGTGACTTTACTTGGACAATAGGATGGAAACTGTAGGAAGTTTGTTTTGAAGCATATTGCTGGTATCTATGATTCATCTCTAAGTTAGTATATTTTGGGTCATTTTATTGACATATTGGAGATgaactatatatattttgggtAATGGCTTCTGCCATATTAGATATAGCAATACTAGCTTGGGTTAGAgcggaggagaactaataatgTAATTATTATGGTCTGGGAGAACAATGACCACTTTTGTATATTGCTCTTGGATGAATGAAATTTGTGTAGGAAAGCTAATATTCGGATTTATGTTTGAAAAGTTGATTGAATGTACAAATGTGATTGTGTATTGTATAACACCATATGTATGCTCATGTTGGAGATATATAGGCACACATGTTACATTTGTCCCCAATTGAAATAATAGGTATTTGTATTTATGTAAAAGGTGGTATACAAGGACCCACTAGAATATGTTTTTGTATTTGTGAACAGTACAAGTATATATCATTCAATATGTATTTGGATGAAGTAGAATACATGGGTCTATATGGGGACACTTGAGCTTGAGATATGTGTGCCATTTAGCAATAGGAACACACGCAATAGGCACACATATGATATATGTCTCTATAGCTCAATGGAACACATATTTGTCCCTATAGGTATCAAAAGGCACACATATTATTAGTCCCCTTAGgccctttttgtagtagtgtgaaGACAATTGCTTTCCAAAACAATCATATTGTTTGCTTCAACTTTTTTAGCTGTACATATATGACTGGTGATTACATTGGACCGAATATGTCAAATGAACCCTCATCTGCTTTCTGTCAAGCATTTCTGAGACGTTATGATACTTTTTTCCCACTCAAACACACCAAATCTATCTATATACTGTGTTGACGAAACATGAAATTCTGATGATTGTTTTCCTAGCAGATATGAAAATATAACTAAATGGTGATTCACAAGCATGGAGTTCTTCCATCTTCTGGGAATCAGTGACTTCCAACATCGGATCCTTCCATGGCTGGTCAAGTGACCTGCACAGATTGTATGACCAGACCATTAGTTTTTATTAATGGTATCAAGGGGCACATAAAACACACTTTACAAGACACCAAAATAGGCCAGAACATCAGTTTACAGACACCAAAATCATTGAGGAATCTGCTATTCCCTTTAACAAATGTCAGTTCGGTCgaacaaaattttaaattttttatttttttccatcaAAGTCACTTTCCTCTACTAGTTAGACCTACAGGGAGTCCTGGAAAATGTCCAACAAAAGTACTGCCTTGTTTAACTTCGAGTCTTTGACATTAAGAaatgttaatatatatatatatatatatatatatacagaaagaaaaacaggttgagcaacagtatatattaCCATCTCAAGGCAGGATTAGCTTCATTAGGGCAATGCATCTTCAGCCAAAGCAATTGGACGGTTTCATTTTCATGCAAGAAACCTGAACCAGAAAATCATGTAGTGTGTCAAGTGTAAATCTAGTTGTCAGGCACATGCACCTGAGTGGCTGAGTGTGTGCGTGTAAAACATTCAGCCAAGAAAATGGTTCCTACAAGATTAGCCATCTCTCTTGTTAATCACCCCAGCATCCCAACAAAATGCGAGCAGCAATGGCTGCAGCCATCTAAACTTTAAAAAGAATAGTCCTAAAATCGAATTTGTTAAGCGTCTAGGCAATTGAGTTGCTACTCTCTCCATGGAAATTTACAACAAAGCCACAGAAAACATACACCATGCCCCTTAGACCGCACTCCCTGATCTTTTCTATTTGGATGACATTAGGTTCTGAAGTAAAGTGCATGACCTTATAAAAATCTAGTTTGTATAAAAAGACAGGAACTAATCATTCCAGGAACTCCCCACTCCCCCATGTTCTACTGAAACACTCAACCGACAGATGCCAAATGCATAATCAATCAAATGTATGATACCTGCATAAATGGAGGCACTGGAAAGGAGAAGACTGGGGGCAGCAGCGACAGACGGGAGCATTTCGTAATTTGTTCCAGAGAGCTGTTGAAGGTACAGAATTGCTGATGCCAAGATCTCTTCACAACCATATCCGTTTCGGCCCCTTTCTCCACATGCCTTGTCAGCATGAGTTATTGAAGACTGCATACTTTTTAAATTCAAACATTTTGAGAACTCAGGATCCACGTCACTGGATGTCCAGTCAAGCTTCCCAAGAATTACAGTTGCAGTTAGCCAACACAATAGTTTTGAAATCAAAGAATTCTTATACACCTCTTTTTCCTCTGGAATAGTAGTGAaacattgatgagattcattgGAATGAAGCATAGTTGCAGAGTCTGCTTCTACAGCACTGGAAATTGCCCACATGATAAAACTTGACAGCTTTTCACCACTCTGGAACATTTTCAGAGAAAATTTTCACTGTTCATAGTATAATCAAAAGAAACCGGTAAAGACTAATCTTGCAGTCTGCGAACAAATATGAGTAAATAGAGGATACTGTTGTCACTATAAAATTACCATTGCATATCATATATCTTCGAAATTGAGTTCAATTCTGTTGATGTGAGCAATCTTGGGCCAATCTTCCCCTGTCTCTCTCTGGCAACGTTGTTCTAGTAAAGGACAATTCTGGATGTCCAGAGAAGAAAGGGAAGTGGGTAGCCCTTCATCTGGCAAGCACCGGAGTTCAGGGCAATTGTGAATATCCAAATGTTTAAGAGAGGTGAGTTGTGTAAACCCCTTGCCGTCCAGCTTCGAAATACCGCAGATATGGAGTCGTGAGAGAGTGGGGGGCAGCAGCCCCTCGTCTGGAAATGAATCTACAACTTGTTCACATCCCCTCAAGTCGACCCACAAGATTTCAAGAGAGGTGAGTGTTGGTAGACCCCACTGCATACGGTTTCCAATGAGTTTCTTGCAGCGCCAGATGTAAAAGTCTACCAACTTAGACGGCAGTCCCCCTTCGGGAAATGATTCCAGTTCTGGACAATCAAATAGATCCAAGTAGCCGAGAGATGGGAGAATGTTGTGCATGTGTTGCGGCAATGACCTCAGTTTCTTGATTTCCATGGTCTTCAAGTTGGGCGCATTCAGCCCTCCATcttgaaaacaaacaaaatttggGCATGAAGATATTGTGAGTCGGACAAGGGAGAGGACTACTGTAGTGGAATGAAGAGATTCTACATTCACATCCTCCAAATCGAGGCTTTCGAGCTTTGGGAAGCAGGATAACATGAATGCCCCGGTTACCTCGGGACAAGATTTCAGACGAAGATTGGGAAAAGGCTTAGAACCCACAGTCACCACTCCATTAAATCCTTCAATCTCAAGCTCTTGGAGGGAGGGTAGCTGCTCAACTGAAGGCAAGGACAAACAATTTCCGCAAACCAGAAGTCGAAGATGAACCAGATTAGATAAACTAGAAAGATCTTCCAACCAACCTGGAAATCTTGTGCCGCCATAAGATCGAATCTCGAGTTTTTTTAGGTTTGTATGAGGTTGGAGGTTCTCCAGCACGTCTCTATCTTTTTGCGTATCGTCGGTGTCACCAGACTTGCCTCCCCATTCCAAAACTAATTCATCCAAatacttcttcttcctcatattGGTCTCCAAGGCATCTGTGACATGCGCAATATTGCGAAGCCCCGAGATGCATAGTGTTCCGCGCAACTGCTGAAGCTCTTTAATCTCCACAATGTTACCACCAGTGTATTTGTCTAGGACAAACTTACCTCTTATTGTTTGGAGATCTTTCATTTTGCCCATCCTTGGTGGCATCTTTTCTATCTTTGTGCCTCTAATATCGAGATGACGCAAGTTGATTAATCTTCCCAAATCAGTTGGCAACTCAACTAGAGATTTACAAGCGCGCAACAACAACGTCTGTAAATTATATAAAGTACACATTTCATCAGGTAACTTTTTAATTGATGTGTGAGACAAGTCAAAGTGCCTTAGATGCTTCAACTTGCTAATTGAACAAGGCAGCTCACCAATTTTGTGTACTGATAAATTGAGCACCCTTAAACACTGAAGCTTCAGGAATATATCAAAATCTAAGTTGGGACGCTTGTAGTTACATCTTGATACTAGAAAGGTTCTCAAATACTTGGCTTCACACAAACTGTCCCATTGATCAATTGCGGCAGATGCATCCATACACGAAAAGTGGCGACTCTTGCTGACATTTTCCAATACGTCATCATTGTTCTCCAACCTAATACAGAACTCTCCAGAGACAAAGTTTGCTAAGTCATGGATAAGGTCATGCATTGTGAAAATTGGCTTATCAGAATACTGCTGTGGTACATGTTGAAAAAATGACCTTGACACTAGATCATCAAAGTAGTTCTCTCCGACTTGTTCTAATGTAGTCTTCGATTTCGACGGTAAGAGATCTTCAGCCATCCACAGCAACACCAGTTTCAGTTTGTGAAACTCATAATCTTGAGGAAATATGGAACAGTAAGCAAAACAACGCTTCAGATTCGGAGGTAGATAATGGTAGCTCAACCATAGAGCTGGCAAAATGCCATTCTTTTTATCTAGCAACTCCCATATGTCATTGTTCAACACTTCTTCCCATTTCTCAATATTTGGTTCAGAACGTAAAAGACCCCCAAGTGATTTTGCAGCTAAAGGGAGTCCTTTACACTTTTGAGCAATCTGTTTTCCAATCACTTCAAGCGACAGATCTGCAGTAACACCTGCATTCTTGAAGGCATGTTTTGAGAACAACGACCAGCAGTTTTCCTCAGATAGTTGCATTAGATGTTGACTTTGAAGGGTACCTATAATGCCTGCAACATCTTCATGACGTGTTGTGACAATGATCTTACTTCCATGACCTCCACTCTCAAAGGGTCGGCTTAAGAGATCCCACTCGTCATTAGTCACAGTCCaaacatcatcaagaacaaagagAAATTTCTTCCCCGACAACGTCTCCTTTAGTTTAACTTGAAGCATGTTTAGGTCTGTGATATTACAAGTTTGTGAAGTGACCGCCCCATAAAGTATCTGTGTTATTTTGATAACATCAAATTCTACTGAAACACAAGACCATGATTGATGGACAAAATGTTGCTCGACTCTGTCATCGTTGTACACGAGTTGAGCAAGAGTGGTCTTTCCAAGCCCACCCATGCCCACAATTGGAAGCACATCTGTCTTATTTCCAGTTATACCATCCGCTAACAATAACTTGATAATGGCCTCCTTTTCTTCATCCCTTCCATATACACTGGACTCTTCCACCAAAGAAGTTGTGGGCAGTCTTCCTTGTGGTCTATCTTTAACACCCTCTTTCAAATCAAGCACATCTTTTTCGTTGACAGTAAGTTCTAATCTGTCAAGAATGTCCAGAATCCTGGGTTCCAGACTTTCGTCAAGTTCATGAATGGAAGTAGAACTAAACTCGAGTACCTGATTTGTGCGGCTGCTCCCAGAATCCTCTACTTCCATCTTGCAACGCAGAGCTTCAGTCTTGATTTCATCCAAAAGGTCATCGGCATGATAGAGAACATCTTTAAGCTCAGTAAGCCAATCCCTGACTCTAGAGTTTCTGAGTTGCTTCTCCTCTGCATCATCAAGCAACTTATTAACCGACAACAACTTCATCTTCAACTTGTGGAGCAGCACAGCGGCGGTCTTCTTTCCTCGGATGAAGTCAACAACCGGACGAGAAGCCATCCTATCAAACAGAACagcaagagaagaagagagaaaagctcCACCCACAACTTCCAGAGCCATGGTTTCCTGATTAGACAGAAAAGCAACGTGGTTCGTTAATTAGTAATGATTCTCAACATTCATTTTGAACTAGATTTAACATATTTTCAAGACTGCAAGTAGTACCTATCAAAACAAGCTTCAGATATGATCGCCTTTGCAAGCTTCCTGTGATCTATGTTGCTCCGTTTACTCCAAGTTCCTAGTCCTCCTTTGCAAATGGAATGAGAGCTGAGTAAACATACAAATCAACAAGGGCAAAAGCAAGAGTCGGTTTCACTTGTGGGAAAAGCAGAGGAAATTTACGGAATGCGTACTGGTTAAAGACCTCTCTACTAGTGGAAAATGTGAAAGCATGTAGCTAATTGAGCACCGATTGACTGAAGGAGGCGGCCTCTCTACTCTTGCGAAGAAATGGCTGAGATTGATTATAGGTTTAGTCGTTTAGGACGTTTAGGTATTTGAGTGAGGAAAAATTCAGTGTATCTGATCCTATGGTAGAGATTTTGAGCCTTACATTAGGTCCAATAATACATGGATATCTGTCTCTTTTAACTAAGACGGGCCTAAATGAGCTTTTCCAACTTTGAAAAGCAGGGCCAGGCCCAAACCGTAACTTTGTAAATCCAAGCCTGGCCCGAACcattttggcaaaaaaaaaaaaaaaatagggcccAGCCCAAACGGGTAGGACTTTGACAAGCCGGTCCGGATTTGCGGTTTTTCAGACTCGGCGTTTAAGTCCGGTACCATCTGACGTAAGATCATACCTATTGCACAGCAATGGATATGAACTAGCTATTATATTCTGTATGCATCAGTTAATGTAAATAAGctgttttgaattcaaatatcaatacattaaccaatatatataaacttattAAGTAATCAAATTTAGTTTATATATTAGAATATCtgttaaaaaatttgaaattcaaatgtgTGGTTATCCAGACAAATCTATTAGGATAGGAAGTTATTTTGACAGTTacttgatggaaggaactgccatGTAACTGCTGTGTTCAACAGCTTTATATATAGAATGGTATTTGTATTTGATCCCTGCTAGAACATAAAAACGCTCTCATTGAGTTTGTCACATCAAGCAATAAAGAGAGATACAGTGTGTATCTAGGAGAAGATCAGATAGATAACGGCAGCAGATCACCAGATGGATAACGGCAACAATCCACCAAGtcagttttatgattttatttcataACATTGATTTAACATTTGAGATaggagagtttctattgagacctccaaatctgctcacttgacctcactctattatgaattattaaatgacatatataacctactataaaatgactattaaggacaataattatacccaaaaaaatattacatttattttatgtagacttttcaattcaataatattagattgtattccttatcattttccttatctattttcattttccaatttcactacatactcattatagcattcatatatatttaataagaattaaatatataaaaatgtattaagatcatgtgacataaaaatgtatgatatatatgttgaacgcatattggtgagggaaaacaaaattattcctcttatgatttatgacccaAATCTATGTCAAtctattatatttgcaaaaaaaaaaattaatgatgtggtacaaaaaaataaacattaaaaaagcgaatgattttttttagaataaaaacaaatgatttttttttttgcacagctaaaatagaaattaaaaaaaaaaaatagttcatggcattttgttattgattagacattaatttttgaaactcaagtttgattaagaaatgtatatttagttaagatttatagagtgattaaatcattgaaatgactaaattattttattttaaagataataatttgtttgcaaattatatgagtgaggttatttgaggaagtttagtgaggtttagtaagtaaatttagtatttgaaaatttgataagaggtgtaaaaagcatagaggttaagtgagtaaatttggaggttccaatagaaaaatagtttacttgagttatatgtttatgtttcatattgAATCTAataattggtatcagagcaactaTGCTCAGATTTAGATCAATGTTTATTATAAGGCAAATTTATATATATCCTGGGACTTGATGATGACATGCTGTTGTTTATATAAATATGTCTgcatatcaattaaaaacaaagcGATAGTGACTTTTACTGATGTTATCTGTATAAACTGAGTATTGTTTTTATCGAATTATATAATGATTATTTGTTATATATAACATGTGAAAATTGTATCTAATTTCAGAAACTACTGCATATTTCATGTAGATTCATATTGCTGCCAAAGTAGCCATGATTATATTGATATATGCAATAGGCTAAatgaaattttcttttgaatGTGTTCTACATATGTATTCAATGCTATCAAAATAGCTGTAATGTATATGTATGAACATACATTCAcagaagaaaacatgaagaaaactTGAAAAAATGACCTTGACACTAGATCATCAAAGTAGTTCTCTCCGACTTGTTCTACTGTAGTCTTCGATTTCGACGGTAAGAGATCTTCAGCCATCCACAGCAACACCAGATTCGGTCTGTGAAACTGATAATCTTGAGGAAATATGGAACAGTAAGCAAAACAACGCTTCAGATGCGGAGGTAGATAATGGTCGCTAGCTCAACCATAGAGCTGGCAAAATGCCATTCTTTTTATCTAGCAACTCCCATATGTCATTGTTCAACACTTCTTCCCATTTCTCAATATTTGGTTCAGAACGTAAAAGACCCCCAAGTGATTTTGCAGCTAAAGGGAGTCCTTTACACTTTTGACCAATCTGTTTTCCAATCAATTCAAGCGACAGATCTGCAGTAACACCTGCATTCTTGAAGGCATGTTTTGAGAACAACGACCAGCAGTTTTCCTCAGATAGTTGCATTAGATGTTGACTTTGAAGCGTACCTATAATGCCTGCAACATCTTCATGACGTGTTGTGACAATGATCTTACTTCCATGACCACCACTCTCAAAGGGTCGGCTTAAGAGATCCCACTCGTCATTAGTCACAGTCCaaacatcatcaagaacaaagagAAATTTCTTCCCTGACAACGTCTCCTTTAGTTTAACTTGAAGCGTGTTTAGGTCTGTGATATTATTATTACAAGTTTGTGAAGTGACCGCCCCATAAAGTGTCTCTGTTATTTTGATAACCTCAAATTCTACTGAAACACAAGACCACGATTGATGGACAAAATGTTGCTTGACTCTGTCATCGTTGTATACGAGTTGAGCAAGAGTGGTCTTTCCAAGCCCACCCATGCCCACAATTGGAAGCACATCTATCTTATTTCCAGTCACACCATCCGCTAACAATAACTTGATAATGGCCTCCTTTTCTTCATCCCTTCCATATACACTAGACTCTTCTACCAAAGAAGTTGTGGGCAGTCTTCCTTGTGGTCTATCTTTAACACCCTCTTTCAAATCAAGCACATCTTTTTCGTTGACAATAAGTTCTAATCTGTCAAGAATGTCCAGTATCCTGGGTGTAGACAcaagaaatttaatgaaaataaaattcattgaATAAATCGgtcaatttttgaaattttgactaaACAAGCTTAATTGGCACACGTGGCTCATATGTTACCAAAATTATGTGAGCTTCGAagatgacacatgtcaaaaaCACAAGTGATCCATTGATTGAATGACGTGGAAGCATCAATTGTGGAAACTTCAAATTATCGCTGATTGATTTTTGCTCGAGTAAAGCATTTAAAGCGGATTAATCGTATTAAACTGATTGATCTTGAcaaaaatcaagtattaaatacaaatatcgatcagattaaattgtttaattctgattgaaatcaagtattaaattcaaatatcaatcaGATTAGATTATTTAAATTCTGGTTGAAATCGGGCATTAAATCAAATCGAAATTGATTGACATATTCCTTaaataaaagataattaaatcaatcaattaaaactgattgatttaattacacaATTACGGAATGTGATTAATGCTATGTCATCGAGACGCCGatactataaataccccctctcaaatcaagagaaggacttcagccaaaaatagagaagaaaacactctcaaaatttctgaagactcccaagctcgtgtgaagaaccatcaagctgccaaatagccggttcctcaccaacctcaagttAAAGCGTTCGTCACGTGTCAACTCTCGTGACCACcgtccaactcaagatcaagcgtcaagcccttgagtgaaattcatcgtcggagatcgaatcagaggattatcaaagattgtaacccacacttaaattaataaaattattattttttgtacacgtgcctgcatcttgtttgttttcagatttcCGTGTTTACACTGGGTTCCAGACTTTTGTCAAGTTCATGAATGGAAATAGAACTAAACTCCAGTACCTGATTTGTGCGGCTGCTTCCAGAATCCTCTCCTTCCATCTTGCAACGCAGAGCTTCAGTCTTGATTTCATCCAAAAGGTCATCGGCATGATAGAGAACATCTTTAAGCTCATTAAGCCAATCCCTGACTCTAGAGTTTCTGAGTTGCTTCTCCTCTGCATCATCAAGCAACTTATTAACCGACAACAACTTCATCTTCAACTTCTGGAGCAGCACAGCGGCGGTCTTCTTTCCTCGGATGAAGGCAACAACTGGACGGGAAGCCATCCTATCAAACAGAACagcaagagaagaagagagaaaagctcCACCCACAACTTCCAGAGCCATGGTTTCCTGATTAGACAGAAAAGCAACGTGGTTCGTGGTTCGTTAATCAGTAATGATTCTCAACATTCATTTTGAACTACTAGATTTAACATATTTTCAAGACTGTAAGTAGTACCTATCAAAACAAGCTTCAGATATGATCGCCATTGTATGGTAGAGATTTTGAGCCTtatattaaatccaataatacATGAACATCTGTCTCTTTTAACTAAGACAGGCCTAAACGggctttttcaattttgaaaggTAGGGCCCGCCCGAACCGTAATTCTGAAAGTGCAGGCCCGGCCCGAACTGTTTTGGCGACCAAAAAAATAGGACCCAGCCCAAATGGGTCAGGCTTTGACAAGCCGGTCCTAGTTTGCGGGTTTTTGGGCTTAAACGCCCAGCCCTACCG
It encodes:
- the LOC112167759 gene encoding putative disease resistance RPP13-like protein 1 isoform X1, which codes for MALEVVGGAFLSSSLAVLFDRMASRPVVDFIRGKKTAAVLLHKLKMKLLSVNKLLDDAEEKQLRNSRVRDWLTELKDVLYHADDLLDEIKTEALRCKMEVEDSGSSRTNQVLEFSSTSIHELDESLEPRILDILDRLELTVNEKDVLDLKEGVKDRPQGRLPTTSLVEESSVYGRDEEKEAIIKLLLADGITGNKTDVLPIVGMGGLGKTTLAQLVYNDDRVEQHFVHQSWSCVSVEFDVIKITQILYGAVTSQTCNITDLNMLQVKLKETLSGKKFLFVLDDVWTVTNDEWDLLSRPFESGGHGSKIIVTTRHEDVAGIIGTLQSQHLMQLSEENCWSLFSKHAFKNAGVTADLSLEVIGKQIAQKCKGLPLAAKSLGGLLRSEPNIEKWEEVLNNDIWELLDKKNGILPALWLSYHYLPPNLKRCFAYCSIFPQDYEFHKLKLVLLWMAEDLLPSKSKTTLEQVGENYFDDLVSRSFFQHVPQQYSDKPIFTMHDLIHDLANFVSGEFCIRLENNDDVLENVSKSRHFSCMDASAAIDQWDSLCEAKYLRTFLVSRCNYKRPNLDFDIFLKLQCLRVLNLSVHKIGELPCSISKLKHLRHFDLSHTSIKKLPDEMCTLYNLQTLLLRACKSLVELPTDLGRLINLRHLDIRGTKIEKMPPRMGKMKDLQTIRGKFVLDKYTGGNIVEIKELQQLRGTLCISGLRNIAHVTDALETNMRKKKYLDELVLEWGGKSGDTDDTQKDRDVLENLQPHTNLKKLEIRSYGGTRFPGWLEDLSSLSNLVHLRLLVCGNCLSLPSVEQLPSLQELEIEGFNGVVTVGSKPFPNLRLKSCPEVTGAFMLSCFPKLESLDLEDVNVESLHSTTVVLSLVRLTISSCPNFVCFQDGGLNAPNLKTMEIKKLRSLPQHMHNILPSLGYLDLFDCPELESFPEGGLPSKLVDFYIWRCKKLIGNRMQWGLPTLTSLEILWVDLRGCEQVVDSFPDEGLLPPTLSRLHICGISKLDGKGFTQLTSLKHLDIHNCPELRCLPDEGLPTSLSSLDIQNCPLLEQRCQRETGEDWPKIAHINRIELNFEDI
- the LOC112203679 gene encoding putative disease resistance RPP13-like protein 1; this translates as MALEVVGGAFLSSSLAVLFDRMASRPVVAFIRGKKTAAVLLQKLKMKLLSVNKLLDDAEEKQLRNSRVRDWLNELKDVLYHADDLLDEIKTEALRCKMEGEDSGSSRTNQVLEILDILDRLELIVNEKDVLDLKEGVKDRPQGRLPTTSLVEESSVYGRDEEKEAIIKLLLADGVTGNKIDVLPIVGMGGLGKTTLAQLVYNDDRVKQHFVHQSWSCVSVEFEVIKITETLYGAVTSQTCNNNITDLNTLQVKLKETLSGKKFLFVLDDVWTVTNDEWDLLSRPFESGGHGSKIIVTTRHEDVAGIIGTLQSQHLMQLSEENCWSLFSKHAFKNAGVTADLSLELIGKQIGQKCKGLPLAAKSLGGLLRSEPNIEKWEEVLNNDIWELLDKKNGILPALWLS
- the LOC112167759 gene encoding putative disease resistance RPP13-like protein 1 isoform X2, translating into MALEVVGGAFLSSSLAVLFDRMASRPVVDFIRGKKTAAVLLHKLKMKLLSVNKLLDDAEEKQLRNSRVRDWLTELKDVLYHADDLLDEIKTEALRCKMEVEDSGSSRTNQVLEFSSTSIHELDESLEPRILDILDRLELTVNEKDVLDLKEGVKDRPQGRLPTTSLVEESSVYGRDEEKEAIIKLLLADGITGNKTDVLPIVGMGGLGKTTLAQLVYNDDRVEQHFVHQSWSCVSVEFDVIKITQILYGAVTSQTCNITDLNMLQVKLKETLSGKKFLFVLDDVWTVTNDEWDLLSRPFESGGHGSKIIVTTRHEDVAGIIGTLQSQHLMQLSEENCWSLFSKHAFKNAGVTADLSLEVIGKQIAQKCKGLPLAAKSLGGLLRSEPNIEKWEEVLNNDIWELLDKKNGILPALWLSYHYLPPNLKRCFAYCSIFPQDYEFHKLKLVLLWMAEDLLPSKSKTTLEQVGENYFDDLVSRSFFQHVPQQYSDKPIFTMHDLIHDLANFVSGEFCIRLENNDDVLENVSKSRHFSCMDASAAIDQWDSLCEAKYLRTFLVSRCNYKRPNLDFDIFLKLQCLRVLNLSVHKIDVVVARL
- the LOC112167763 gene encoding uncharacterized protein LOC112167763 isoform X2, with protein sequence MHVGENTSTDKGHAERFVCPYGDVNQLQWRALVLHWDKFGEKKSVTTKKNRSQLKVAANTETKTFAQIRYEWELANEGKEIDRCTFWRLIHSKPNKDCTGTVPINDEAEKIFLELDKLEQRERLNGRELNIDLLNELFCEQFGPETYNAV